In the genome of Mustelus asterias chromosome 9, sMusAst1.hap1.1, whole genome shotgun sequence, the window AGCAATTTACCCAGGCACGAAGAAGCAGGTTTGTGTACAAGCAGGGAAAAAGTGACAGCAAGTTGGGATCACAGTTTCATCCCTCTCACAGCAGAAATGTTGAAGATGACCAGGAACCCTGTGCAGCTGTCGGTTAATTCACTTCAGTATTATAATAGGTATGGCTGTTATGACATCAAATTCCCACTTTAAGAACCatggttctgtagaagggtcatacggactcgaaacgttaaccgtgtttttctctccacagatgttaccaGACCTACTGCGTTTATCCAGCATGTTTTTATTCCTACTTCCTGACCACCAGCAACTTGCCAGGGTCACTGAAGTGAAAGGGACAAGCAGGGAAGGCTTTGATTCATGGAATTGAAGTGCTCCAGCCATGGCCAGATAAGAGGCTGCTCTTTAAAGACTTCTCCCCTCAGTGTTCCATCACTGCTGGGCAGACGACTACCTGAAAGCCACCTCAGCTGTCCAGCACTTCGCTCAGCTCCAGTTGAACTTCCTGCTTCCAGCCATTTTCCCAGCGGTTGgaagggggaggatgacctccttGCCCGGAGGCCAATTGAGCTGCCTAACCAGCCAATTAATGTTCTCTTCCCACTCCCGCTGGCACTTTGCCAATAGCAGGTTGACACTGCACCAGATGTAAAGACCACCTAATGAATCCTGGTGGTCCCGTAGTGACTCAGGGTAGGGGGGGCTTCGAATTGACTACTCTCTGACCCATGGAGAGGTTGGCAATGGCTGACCCCGTGGCaacactccaccaccccctctccgcccccccccctccccccaccccaaccaaccTCCCTAACCCCCTTCCTCAGCCAGGGCCCACCTGACCAATCCAGGCATCTCCAGACCCCACTTAACTGTTGGGAGGCAATATTCAGAAGTCCTCTTCCTCCAGATTCAGTCGCCTGGGCAGGCGCTCAGTGGTGTTACTGAGACAACTGAGCTCTCAGCCCTCTAATTGGCCAACACCACACGGGGGCGGAATGCTGTCGTGTAAAGGGGCGACAGCTCCAATGGCAACTAATTAATTGCCTGATCCCCAAAAACCTGAGGCCCGCGTTACGGCCtatcactcagacacacactgcaacaaTAAAATACAGCCCTTCGTGCGTTCATCCCAAAAATAATGAGGTGGGCGGGCAATGTGAACCCACATTGCCACAGTGAGCATTGACAGCATTATTGACACAAAGTCTAGGTCATTATTTCTGCAGATCTATTGTTATTAATTAATATTTTGCTGTTGCCACTAACAAAATTACTTTTTTCAATCTTAACAGCAGTAtgacaatttcatagaatccctacaatgcagaaggaggtcattcagcccatcgagcctgcaccgagaacaatcttacccagggccccatccctgtaaccctacatacttaccctgctaatcctcctgacactatggggcaatttagcacagccaatgcacctaacccgcagatctttggaatgtgggaggaaaccagagcacccagaggaaacccacacagacacagggagaacgtgcatacaaacttcatacagacagtgatccaagccggaattgaacccaggtccctggcgctgtgaggcagcagctaaccactgtgccaccgtgccccccattCAACCCAAGGAAACCATTTATTCCAGCATATTAGGAATAAATGATTATTGAACGCTTAACGAACTTTGAAAATTTTGCAAATTAACACATTTTTATGAATGCTTTGTCACTGTTTTTTGTCTCAGGTTTATTTTTATATTGAGTTCACACATTTGTGGTTACACTTTCGAACGTTAATCTATAATCCTGAAAATTTCACAATCCAGAAATGCCTTATCCCCAAACATTCTTGGCTATAGAGGTTTCAGTACATTCTGCAGTATTTTCACAAAAGTTATATTAAATTATATATGGCCATATTTCCCAGATTCCAGATCATCACGTGTGCAATCTTACCGctcgttcatgccacgctcccgctgcaagcaacaaaccaaatctccgttcactgcagcgagataggaaaatcccactggagtgaacagtcggaaaattccggcccatataTACAACCAAAGGTAAGCGTTGGGACTTTGCGGAAGTCTTGATGCGCTGACCTAcgtgggaattgcccaggaagtttcaatTTCCGATTGGTAACCCCCCTGCTCCCCAGGACCCACCATAAAGGTCTCCGACTGTGAATTAGAATCAGAGACTTGGAACAGCTCTGTTGTGCTTGCCTCCATCCAAATACACCACTGTTAATAATAATAGCCCAGCCCTCCAAAttacagaacattccagcaagtttccTGCAATTCAGCTTGGGAAGGCAAGCAAAATCATTTCTTTGCTGTTGCAATTTGAACATTTTCTTAAAAGTTATCCTCGGAGAATTTTGAATGGGTTTGTTTTGCAGTTATGAGGAGGCTACCCAGCTGAAACTAAGCATGCTTTGGCTAATGGGCATGAATGATGGTTAAATGAGTCGAAACTTTAATTTTCATACTTAAAGAAGAAAATACATTGCGTGAACTTGGCTTTTGCCTTAGGCCTCAATTGCTTGTGTTGATTTTCGCCCATTTTAAATTCATTGACTCATGAACTACTGAGATTCGCAGGAACATTTTCCATATCTTGATATCTTCAGAATGGGGTTGAAAATTGACACTGGCTGAGTTTAACTTCCAAGTTGGATCACAGAGGAAATCTCAGGCCGTCATTCCTCTATAGTACACCCACACCTACAATGTTGATTACTGACCACAGGATCAGATATGGAAGTACCTTTGGAAGTACCTTTCACTAATCAAGAGGACCAGGGTGAGGCTTGTGATCTTTTAACATGAGTTGAACCTCCCCAAATTTGGTGAACCAGTTTCAAATACGTTAACAAGGCACTGTGATGACATGTGAGGCTGAGCTACCATCTCTGCCAACAGTAGTCGCGAATAGCTATCAATTTTCAGTTTCCATTTTCAATGCTATGACTTGGGCTGCATCCATATATTAGATAGTCCATGATCCTGGTAACATTATGGCAAATTTCACTGAAGTTTTTTTTACATTATTCCAGAGTGAGGATGTCATTGATTTCCGGTTGTTATTCCGAAGATGCATTCTTTCCAGGAAGGAATTTTGTGTTGGTCAGTTCTTTTGTCATAGCTTACGCTGTGACCTTTAGCCCATGCTAAACAGTATTTATATCCATTGTGCTTTATTCTTCTGTTCTTTTATTACTTATCCATTTCTTAAACCACCTCTGATTAAAAAGGTCCAATAACATTTCGTGTGGCAATGTAGTTTGGTGGTCAGAAGGCCAGGTTTGTTTTGATTGTACTCATTTAGGAGAGCTTGGTTGAAGTTAGAATGGCTAACATGCGTTTTGCATAGATACAAACGTAGAATATAAAATAAATTGATATGTTTTATTCTGTTCGTTAACAACACATTTCAGCCACAGATCTGACAAAAGTAGATTTTAAATGTTCTTTTTCTTAAAAAGAGGTTTATATTGCTCACTGTGTCTTTTTAAGATGAAACTGTTACAGGTTAGGCTTTAGTATTTGCAAATAATTCAAGCCTTCTTTAATGGCAAGAGACATTATTATCATTAATGATATTCCATTCAGTCATAATAGGTAGCAATAGGTTCTACCTGTACTTTAACATGTTAAGCTGTAGGCCATGCAAGTCTTTAGTTTAAGGTGTTTGATCAATAGCAAAAATAAAATTCTAAAAATGATTATCAATTTAGAATAGCATTGAGGTCAGTAAAAGTTTCATCTTAATTCATGGGATTCCATGATTGTCTAATAAATATTCAAAGTCTACTGACACAAGAGAACAAATTGTAATAGTAACAATATTATGGTAAACTCGTCTTTGCAGCAAATATAAATTATTAAATATGAAATAAATATGTTAACTTTAGATTTGTTATAGATATAAGTTttttcatttctcagtaactctagTAAAATAATCTTTAGGTTCTCTGCCTCCTTCCCATGTTCCTCTTGCGCCTTCTTTTCCCAGTCTCTTTCATTATGTTCAGAATTCCTTCAAGTTCAAGGATGGCTTTGCGCTGAATCAGTTGATCTTCCCACTGTTAAACAAACAGAAACATAGACGTAAATGTACATCCAATGAATTATCAAGTTGAGAAATCATTATGAATACCAGTGTGTTTGAGGCTTACCTTAATCTTGCTTAATTCCTTGAGATCGCTGAGAAGATTGTTGTTTTCTGTTCTGGAGTTCAAACATTCTTTCAAGCTATTTGCAACAATGCTAATTTGGCTCTCAACTCCACTCTGGGGCTTTAGATGAGCAAACAAATCCAAGTACCATCGCAAAATGACATTCAACATGACGCCTGATTCAGGTGCCTGAGAGACAGATGGAAGCAGTTAGATGGAATACAGCAACGGGATAGAATTATGTTCAAATACATGAAAAGCCATTTGAGCAGAATCTCACCTGTCTGTACTTTCTAAGCATTGAGGTAAATATTTCTCCTCCTTCAGAAACCTCGTGATGGTTTATGTTCTAGAAACAGTTTGAATCACAAGTCATGAAATAAGAATCCAAACTTGCATTATAAAGCTCAGTACAACTTGCATTATAAAGCTCAGTACAACTCAAGAGTTCCGTGTAGACTAAGTTAAGCAACCAAACTGAAGCTTTGCATCAGTCAGTTTGTGCATTCTTTAACCAACAATTGTATCGTGTTTAGCAGTGGTTAACATGAATAATCGCTCTACACTAAACATCACATTATGAATGGCATAGACATTCAAAGTCGTAAACATTAATATCAGTACTTACAAAGTGTTTGCTCAGCTGTGTTAGTGGTTCATCCAATGAGTTGAGAGGTGCACATCGAGCAGAGTCTGATAGTACGTTACTGACCATCCCAATGATGAAAAATGCCAGAAAAATCATGGTTTCGTGTAGATCAGCCTGAAGTCAAGCAAAGTCACTACTATGTGTCTATGTGTTTGCTCTGAACTGGCTCGAGTAGGACTAATGCCAAGCATTGTTCCTTCTTGTATTTATACCTGCCACTTGTATATTTTTGGCTCATCAAAAATACCCGGCTCACACTTGCTTTGCAATTCATTCAAGTTCAGATGGTGTTAGATAGGATGGGACAAACGTTGGTGAAGCCCTGAGGTTTGGTTTGTGAGGTTTCAGTTAATAATTTCCTTCAAACGAAGTGACAAGTTGACACATCGCCCATGCAGATTACGTAGATCCTGAGCAGTCTGGTTTTCAGGGATCCTTCGAAAGAAGCATTCTCAGTTGTGGGAAAATCTTTGTGGTTAGGGGGGTCACTCCTGCCTCGATCGACGCTATTGAGTAATTATTTCTTTCATACTTGACAAACCACGCAGCCGTTGATGGAAGGGGCACATCATCATGAAATTTTTTTGAAACTCATAAAATATTCAGTCAACTAAAATTCCCCCAGTGCCCGAACCAAACTCAATCCCAATAATGCCAATTCCTTCCAAAAGCGATATATCCATTTCCGAttcaattttattttataatTTCCGATTCGGATCACCAATAGTTACTGTTGCAGACTTTGAATGCAAGTTAATGTGCCTCTTGAAACTCGGCTATCGTGCAAATTGTTTGTTTTGCTGAGGTAACACCTCATGAAAAacgattaagggttacggtgagttgTTTTGTGCAGCAACATCCTTTAGGCTGATCTCAGCCTCaggcaataaaaatctgaaatcaaaatttGTAACTGGACTTGCCTGAGCGTGGAAGAATCTCCAGCAGGTTCCACTGATtaatgggatttttaaaaattaatccaGTCAATTTCAGGTATATGATAAAACATTTTATGTGTGCCTGTGTTAGTTCGGTTCTTGCTTGTGTCAGTAATTCACGTGACTCAAGAAAATCAGTTTGAAACTGGAGGTTTTCACACCTCGTTTAAAAGTCAGCTCTTTGGTTACACAGTTCGAGCAATAAACTCCTTTAGAAATTCAAACCAATCAGCAATCTGACAACCAGGATGGCCTTAGCTCAGCACAATCTTGTACTGAAAGAATGTCAGAATGCTGCATTTTCTTTCCATTATCTGGGGATGGAGAAGGTCAGACCACAATGCTCTCCCTGACAGATCACTGGATTGCACTGGAAAACCTTCTGTCAAGAGTGGAAACCAGTTAGAAGGTGCGGTTCATGCAGCTAAGCAACGGTGACGTAGGAAATTCTTAGTGAGTCTGAATCTGGATTGGGGTTCGAgatcagagggcacaatctcaagaTTACGTCAGGTGCCATACGCCAGATCAGATATGCACTGTTGCCATTGAAATGAAATAAGTTTTTTGCTTAGATtagttgggggcaaggggttgtGAAAATTGCCAAGCACTGACCTGCTGAGAAAAACTGTGCACTGGGAACAGTTCCGGCTCCAGACAGGGACGCCTTAGACCAGATTAAAATCAGCCTCAGAGATAATTGCAAAATGGAGGAAGCTGATTAGAAAGGAGGTGAATGGGGACCAATGATAGCTTTTGGTGCTGTTGTAGAACTTGGAACAACACTCCTGCTTTATCTTTCCCCCCAGTAAGTCATTTCTATTTTAAATTTATAAATTacactcaactgtcctccaaaatgacctagcaagccacttcatTGTACCAAACCACTACGGAAAAGTTGGAAAAGAATTAAACTGGACAGATCACTTGGCTTTGACCTAGTCACCGGAAATGACAATGACACACCTTGCCCAGACCACCCTGTAAAGTTTCCGTACCAGCATCCGAGGGCTcgagccaaaattgggagagctctgCTGCAAAATACTCAAGAAACAGCCTGACAGACTCACCAGTCACACCGCAGGACCAATGCCCCAGATTCCTCCCTTACCACACCTGAAGGTATCCTGTCCCACCTGCAGGCAGCCATCCCAGAGGGGACAACatagtggtatacagttgggagggagtggcCCTAGGAATCCTGAAAATTGACTCTACACCCCACGAAGTCTCATGACGTCAGGTCAAATATAcgcaaggaaacctcttgctgattACCACCGAGgaccctccctcagctgatgcaCCAGTACTCCTCCATTTTGAGCACCCATTGGGTGCTCAAAGGACCCAGAAAGTGCTCTGGGTGGGCACTTCAATGCCCATCACCCAGAGCAGCTCGGTAGCACCACTGCTGTCCAAACAAGCTCTAAGGCCACATCTGCTAGACTGGGCCTACAGCAGGTGGTGTGGGGACCAACATAAGGGAAAAACTGCTTCAAGTTATAGAATCACTTACAGCACAGaacggggccatttggcccatcgagtcctcacTGGCTCCCTGCAATCCAGTCAATCCCACTCCTCCACGTGGTCCCCATAGCTTGTTCCAGGGCATTAGCGCTCACTACATAAAAAAGTTATTCCTCACATTCACCTGTAACTCTTACCCAAAACCTTAATTATGCGGCCCCTAGTCCTTCCACAATCAGCTAATGGACAGAGATTCCCCTTGTCTACCTTATCCAAGCCTGCCATAATGTTGTAGCCCTCCTTGCTGCAACACCCCAGCTTTTCCAATCAAAGTGTGTAACTAAAGCCCCCTCCCCACTGGgactattctggtaaatctcctctgcactccctcaagatttttacatctttcctggactgtggtgaccaggactggacACAACACCCTAGTTGGGGCCTAACCAGAGATTTATATGGGTTCAGCATAACATACTTGTTTTTAATGCCTCTGTGTATGCTTGACCTGATTCTCACCAACCTACCTTTAACGCAGATGCATCTATCCATTACAGTATTGGCAGGCGTGACCACCACACGGTCCTTGTGGAGACCAAATCCTATCTTCACACTGGGCCTTCACACTGAGGACACTCTCTATcatgctgtgtggcactatcatcATGCTAAATAGGATAGATTCAGGACAGATCTGGCAACTCAAaagtgggcatccatgaggcactgtgggccatcagcaacagAGTTGTATTCAGTTATAATCTGTAATCTTATGGCCAGGCATACCTCTCGTTCTACCATACCATCAAgcaaaggcagcatttgactgagtgtggcatcaagaaatcccggcaaaattgaagtcaatgggagtcAGGAGGAATAATCTcccctggttggagtcatagcaCAAACGAAGGTTGTTAGATACCAAaaatctcagttccagggcatgATTACAGGAGTTCCCCAGGTTAGTGTCCGATGCCTAAACATcggcagctgcttc includes:
- the ifng1 gene encoding interferon gamma is translated as MIFLAFFIIGMVSNVLSDSARCAPLNSLDEPLTQLSKHFNINHHEVSEGGEIFTSMLRKYRQAPESGVMLNVILRWYLDLFAHLKPQSGVESQISIVANSLKECLNSRTENNNLLSDLKELSKIKWEDQLIQRKAILELEGILNIMKETGKRRRKRNMGRRQRT